A stretch of the Hyalangium minutum genome encodes the following:
- a CDS encoding phosphatase PAP2 family protein: MLPSVLPAPCALALASLLAASPVPPEAAPVASPASGIHELRFNWARDGALTGVGALIWIGSEAFLKKDLASATCGWCDRNADGTDSLNGLDKWGRGIAGSTEAQRKRADTWSNVVDFGLLPVGVLGAQYALSHGSGAPRSVFFQDAGIIIQTAVLSSVLNQTVKFLADRERPFVHVLPEDQKPLTEHPTDNNVSFYSGHTNLAFALVVSAGTVAELRGYKHREWIWGVGLPLATTVPLLRMAADKHYLTDVATGALLGSAFGVAVPLLLHGREPQASPGAASVSVSGGPGSVVLSGRF, encoded by the coding sequence ATGCTTCCTTCCGTGCTTCCCGCTCCGTGTGCCCTGGCGCTCGCTTCCCTGCTCGCTGCATCTCCCGTGCCCCCCGAGGCTGCGCCCGTCGCCAGCCCCGCTTCTGGCATTCATGAACTGCGGTTCAACTGGGCCCGGGATGGGGCCCTCACGGGCGTTGGCGCCCTCATCTGGATTGGCAGCGAGGCCTTCCTCAAGAAGGACCTGGCCTCGGCCACATGTGGCTGGTGCGACCGGAACGCGGACGGGACGGACTCGCTCAACGGCCTGGACAAGTGGGGCCGGGGTATCGCGGGCAGCACCGAGGCCCAGCGCAAGCGCGCGGACACATGGAGCAACGTGGTGGACTTCGGTCTGCTGCCAGTGGGTGTGCTGGGAGCGCAGTACGCCCTGAGTCACGGGAGCGGCGCGCCCCGGAGCGTCTTCTTCCAGGACGCGGGCATCATCATCCAGACGGCGGTGCTGTCCTCGGTGTTGAACCAGACGGTGAAGTTCCTCGCCGACCGCGAGCGGCCCTTCGTCCACGTGCTGCCCGAGGACCAGAAGCCCCTCACCGAGCACCCCACGGACAACAACGTCTCCTTCTACAGCGGGCACACGAACCTGGCGTTCGCGCTGGTGGTGTCGGCGGGGACGGTGGCGGAGCTGCGCGGGTACAAGCACCGCGAGTGGATCTGGGGCGTGGGGCTGCCGCTGGCCACCACCGTGCCGTTGCTGCGCATGGCGGCGGACAAGCACTACCTCACGGACGTGGCCACGGGCGCGCTGCTGGGCTCGGCGTTCGGCGTGGCCGTGCCGCTGCTGCTCCACGGCCGCGAGCCCCAGGCGTCTCCAGGCGCGGCCTCGGTGAGTGTGTCGGGCGGTCCTGGGAGCGTGGTGCTCAGCGGGCGGTTCTGA
- a CDS encoding PD-(D/E)XK nuclease family protein — protein sequence MSRPSRTLQVFPDASRRQQVLCAAREKRGLVLAAGWLTWDELVNALGGAAELQRRPCPASTSRVLMGALAQQLGETPFGDFVHEPAFARAAVELALDMKAGRLTPRELHDAAESLPPDRRARVRVLARLCESYERRMAELGLADREDVVRGSREALIRKQWPAGWEDVGSIVLHGVYDVRPAALEMLLALSSLCEARKISLRVETPVGGSLAADAALASLFRAFESRGETVGHVDLFKADLTFEGRPLSELGRHLFSPKVARGALAATAAGNLRMWSVGTAQDEARQLARDVRRLIGEGVSPGRIAVAWRELGPEARWLAAALEELGVPVRLPWGEPLVLTSPVRLAVELPLLVEDGFPATRVAELVASRYAPTLSRGAPDAPATLFTLAAVRDDRLGALRGRGAYDVRLEGLAKRLRKAQDPQAHSVSVLRERCLRLMEQCRRIPEAGTALELLGAWWGVVRQLGLQDTEGPLAQRDEGMLGAHALEARARDDAARQALRLRIGELERSLRRVGGGPRLSRRLFGRWLADAVKDLHLPARGPSSGAVEVLDIRDVPGRTFGYLFLAGMTEGRFPGHEEPHALLGDADRSGLNQYLRREAFRLTGGEFEERAPWRLTEDRLLFASALVAAEQRVSLSYSVAGAGGQEQVPSSFLEEVRRLTGMTWEARALMAVPPLDDVLTEPELRQRVALETMAPAQLRVTEPDVAGKLLKRRFETEEWFLAARELARVEYQRLHFFSNPTSEVGPYTGAVDGPGVREALRETFRFDIKKPLSASALARFGNCGFQGFLAYGLRVEEPEAPGEEFDARGRGTFWHRVVEEVFIRLKQKGLLGKGLPEIPDEVLTEALNEAVAYFEERYHVGHPALWKLAKERARAMVRRILAHERRGLPFDRYEPEGFELTFGPEADPGPWQNVFLYAGDEAIYFEGKIDRLDKAAGDVGVIDYKSGRLDRNTLREKLLSSDFQLPLYLFAARASGHKEARKAAWFSLRTGEVLDLSKVLSDEEVDGMLSTDPEVRAKLAEEGKPNLANAVEGLVKNTREGKFGMRPKDCGRCGYRAACRITERRVVEESA from the coding sequence ATGTCCCGTCCCAGCCGCACCCTCCAGGTCTTCCCCGACGCATCCCGTCGCCAGCAAGTGCTGTGCGCCGCACGGGAAAAGCGCGGCCTCGTGCTGGCCGCGGGTTGGCTCACGTGGGACGAGCTCGTCAACGCCCTGGGTGGAGCAGCCGAGCTCCAGCGTCGCCCGTGTCCGGCCTCTACCTCGCGCGTCCTCATGGGCGCGCTGGCGCAGCAGCTGGGGGAGACGCCCTTCGGAGACTTTGTCCACGAGCCCGCCTTCGCGCGCGCCGCGGTGGAGCTGGCGCTCGACATGAAGGCGGGCCGGCTCACCCCGCGTGAACTCCATGATGCCGCCGAGTCGCTCCCGCCCGACCGCAGGGCCCGGGTTCGCGTGCTGGCCCGGCTGTGCGAGTCCTACGAGCGACGCATGGCCGAGCTGGGGCTCGCGGACCGCGAGGACGTGGTGCGCGGCTCGCGCGAGGCGCTCATTCGCAAGCAGTGGCCGGCGGGCTGGGAGGACGTGGGGTCCATCGTGCTGCACGGGGTGTACGACGTGCGGCCCGCGGCGCTGGAGATGCTCCTGGCGCTGTCCTCGCTGTGCGAGGCGCGGAAGATCTCGCTCCGGGTGGAGACGCCGGTGGGCGGCTCACTGGCGGCGGACGCGGCGCTGGCGTCGCTGTTCCGCGCGTTCGAGAGCCGTGGCGAGACCGTGGGCCACGTGGACCTGTTCAAGGCGGATCTCACCTTCGAGGGCCGCCCGTTGTCCGAGCTGGGCCGCCACCTCTTCTCTCCAAAGGTGGCCCGAGGGGCATTGGCGGCCACGGCGGCCGGCAACCTGCGCATGTGGAGTGTGGGCACCGCGCAGGATGAGGCGCGGCAGCTCGCTCGGGACGTGCGGCGGCTCATCGGCGAGGGTGTCTCTCCGGGGCGCATCGCCGTGGCGTGGCGCGAGCTGGGCCCGGAGGCGCGGTGGTTGGCGGCGGCGCTCGAGGAGCTTGGTGTGCCGGTGCGCCTGCCGTGGGGCGAGCCGCTGGTGCTCACGAGCCCGGTCCGGTTGGCGGTGGAGCTGCCGCTGCTCGTGGAGGATGGCTTCCCAGCCACGCGTGTGGCGGAACTCGTGGCCAGCCGCTACGCGCCCACGCTCTCGCGAGGGGCTCCGGATGCGCCCGCTACGCTCTTTACGCTGGCGGCTGTCCGGGACGATCGGCTCGGAGCGCTGCGTGGGCGCGGTGCGTATGACGTGCGCCTGGAGGGCTTGGCCAAGCGCTTGAGGAAGGCCCAGGACCCGCAGGCCCACTCGGTGAGCGTGCTGCGCGAGCGGTGCCTGAGGTTGATGGAGCAGTGCCGCCGCATCCCCGAGGCAGGCACGGCGCTGGAGCTGCTCGGGGCGTGGTGGGGCGTGGTGCGGCAGCTCGGGCTCCAGGATACGGAGGGACCGCTGGCTCAGCGGGACGAGGGAATGCTGGGCGCGCACGCGCTGGAGGCCCGGGCTCGGGACGATGCCGCGCGGCAGGCGCTGCGCCTCCGGATTGGCGAGCTGGAGCGCTCTCTGCGCCGGGTGGGCGGAGGCCCGAGGCTCTCGCGTCGCCTCTTCGGGCGGTGGCTGGCGGACGCAGTGAAGGACTTGCACCTGCCCGCGCGGGGCCCGTCTTCGGGGGCGGTGGAGGTGCTCGACATCCGCGACGTGCCAGGGCGGACGTTCGGCTACCTGTTCCTGGCGGGGATGACGGAGGGCCGCTTCCCGGGGCACGAGGAGCCGCACGCGTTGCTGGGAGATGCGGATCGGTCGGGGCTCAACCAATACCTGCGGCGCGAGGCCTTCCGGCTCACGGGCGGCGAGTTCGAGGAGCGCGCGCCGTGGCGGCTGACGGAGGATCGGCTGCTGTTCGCGAGTGCGCTGGTAGCGGCCGAGCAGCGGGTGAGCCTGTCCTATTCGGTGGCGGGGGCGGGTGGGCAGGAGCAGGTGCCCTCATCGTTCCTGGAGGAAGTGCGGCGGCTGACGGGGATGACGTGGGAGGCGCGGGCGCTGATGGCGGTGCCTCCGCTGGACGACGTGCTGACGGAGCCGGAGCTGCGGCAGCGGGTGGCGCTGGAGACGATGGCGCCGGCGCAGCTGCGCGTCACGGAGCCGGACGTGGCAGGCAAGCTGCTCAAGCGGCGCTTCGAGACGGAGGAGTGGTTCTTGGCGGCCCGGGAGCTGGCGCGGGTGGAGTACCAGCGGCTGCACTTCTTCAGCAATCCCACGAGCGAGGTGGGCCCCTACACGGGCGCGGTGGACGGCCCGGGGGTTCGCGAGGCGCTGCGGGAGACGTTCCGCTTTGACATTAAGAAGCCGCTGTCGGCGTCGGCGCTGGCGCGGTTTGGCAACTGTGGCTTCCAGGGCTTCCTGGCGTACGGGCTGAGGGTGGAGGAGCCGGAGGCGCCGGGCGAGGAGTTCGACGCGCGAGGCCGGGGCACGTTCTGGCACCGGGTGGTGGAGGAGGTGTTCATCCGGCTGAAGCAGAAGGGGCTGCTGGGTAAGGGGCTGCCAGAGATTCCGGACGAGGTGCTCACCGAGGCGTTGAACGAGGCGGTGGCCTACTTCGAGGAGCGCTACCACGTGGGGCACCCGGCGCTGTGGAAGCTGGCGAAGGAGCGGGCCCGGGCGATGGTGCGGCGGATCCTCGCGCACGAGCGGCGCGGCCTCCCGTTCGATCGCTACGAGCCGGAGGGCTTCGAGCTGACGTTCGGGCCGGAAGCGGACCCGGGCCCGTGGCAGAACGTGTTCCTGTACGCGGGCGACGAGGCCATCTACTTCGAGGGGAAGATCGACCGGCTGGACAAGGCCGCGGGGGACGTGGGGGTCATCGACTACAAGTCCGGGCGGCTGGACCGGAACACGTTGCGGGAGAAGCTGCTCTCGTCGGACTTCCAGCTGCCGCTGTACCTGTTCGCGGCGAGGGCGAGCGGGCACAAGGAGGCGCGCAAGGCGGCATGGTTCTCGTTGCGCACGGGCGAGGTGCTGGACTTGTCCAAGGTGCTTTCGGACGAGGAAGTGGACGGCATGCTGTCCACGGATCCGGAGGTGCGGGCGAAGCTGGCGGAGGAGGGCAAGCCGAATCTGGCCAACGCAGTGGAGGGCCTGGTGAAGAACACGCGTGAGGGCAAGTTCGGCATGCGTCCGAAGGACTGTGGCCGGTGCGGCTATCGCGCGGCGTGCCGGATTACAGAGCGGCGGGTGGTGGAGGAGAGTGCATGA
- a CDS encoding UvrD-helicase domain-containing protein produces MSAVSPLALERNLALMAGAGAGKTYSLVTMVLHLFAGAREGLAPLKPSRLCMLTFTDKAAAEMRARTRTRLDALAQGEAEEPELRASLERLGRPFPSQDSWRALREELGAATVGTFHSLCGQLLRRAPPGLGIDPAFEVLDELEALGLVQDVCERVVLDGLESGDLRVTELCQELTFSGSGFSDGLVASLRQVYGKLREEGLRAATAALSSPEEARAELVTLIQEGLKHCQEARELDAKGEWGRLISACERALQPMTPENLGEPDRLPSLKAAFIADGRNFARLSKGAAGPIRSLYWLTRGKSDGSVMRLEDAYAAWRTAPFEATFRDLLGKVEVRHEGEFIRRNVFDFTALLVKARDLLRDHPSFRRQVQERMGALLVDEFQDTNRLQLELVLLLSELREGGPRPVRPDEDLRARLPLEPAFLCAVGDRKQSIYEFRGADVSVFTLLADKIVSEGGVRDFLRFNRRSVPALLDFFNRTFAGVLVASDPPRPYEVVYVPEEDDLSPVRRELAEAPAVERLVLGEAESSADARNKDAEAVARRLRVMLAPGADPCVTDEDGQRLRPARGGEVAILLRTFTHLEVYRQALIRHGVPHRVLRGRGFYGAQEVLDLASLLALLADSEDTLALTAVLRSPLVGLSDASLFRLSGPNGLTLAEIQKKDLDTCELPPRERLRLERFLAALPSLRRERDRLGVRALLQVALEVTGYREAMAGSPYAEQASANIDKLLALAARRDERGTGGCTAFARELRMLADADPTEAQADLLDAGDPRAVQILTIHRAKGLEWPVVVVPALGGKRRNTSARAHFERTHGLVLRPWLPDTLEDFRSRRFDRVREELKSREFAEYRRLLYVALTRARDMLILSGSAERGASDSWWHMMEARLDADAGLRRRVLDVEVDSLPPPADPLPPSAEELAEAEARVEAALERVRGGVSLPEPEEAIVSAAQLQDFMACPRRYRYVHQLGMSGPRPWELPARTVPPWVELEPWLETRGPAQLVPLLLRDVDLQMAEAPVSERRPHLEKLLRYMGRQPDEEGMDEVLGMVDRFLGTELARKLAASPSASIHRELSYLLDLPSASARGRTAVSGTLDLLWETPEGEAWVLAWRPSKRHPLGVSAFANELMAQGLAAKRLVREGVAVRVGVVFLGEPTLAAEFLTLPGGWEERAGRLAEAVRALVRGELRREWPGRERETCQALHCGFAEHCHGAPGAC; encoded by the coding sequence ATGAGCGCGGTGTCGCCCCTGGCGCTGGAGCGCAACCTGGCGCTCATGGCGGGCGCCGGCGCGGGCAAGACGTACAGCTTGGTGACGATGGTGCTGCACCTGTTCGCGGGAGCGCGCGAGGGGCTCGCTCCGCTCAAGCCGTCGCGGCTGTGCATGCTGACGTTCACGGACAAGGCCGCGGCGGAGATGCGGGCCCGGACGCGCACCCGCTTGGACGCGCTGGCGCAGGGGGAAGCCGAGGAGCCGGAGCTGCGCGCCTCGCTGGAGCGGCTGGGGCGGCCATTTCCCTCGCAGGACTCGTGGCGGGCGCTGCGGGAGGAGCTCGGGGCTGCGACGGTGGGCACGTTCCATTCGCTCTGCGGACAGCTGCTGCGCCGGGCGCCTCCGGGGTTGGGGATTGATCCGGCCTTCGAGGTGCTGGATGAGCTGGAGGCGCTCGGCCTGGTGCAGGACGTGTGCGAGCGCGTGGTGCTGGACGGCCTGGAGTCGGGGGACCTCCGCGTCACGGAGCTGTGCCAGGAGCTGACGTTCTCCGGCTCAGGGTTCTCGGACGGACTGGTGGCGTCACTGCGGCAGGTCTACGGCAAGCTGCGCGAGGAAGGATTGCGCGCGGCCACTGCGGCGCTGTCGAGCCCGGAGGAGGCCCGCGCGGAGCTGGTAACGCTCATCCAGGAGGGACTCAAGCACTGCCAGGAGGCGCGGGAGCTGGACGCGAAGGGCGAGTGGGGTCGGTTGATCTCCGCGTGCGAGCGAGCGCTCCAGCCGATGACGCCGGAGAACTTGGGCGAGCCAGACCGGCTGCCCTCGCTGAAGGCGGCGTTCATCGCGGATGGCCGGAACTTCGCGAGGCTGAGCAAGGGCGCGGCGGGCCCCATCCGCTCGCTGTACTGGCTGACCCGCGGCAAGAGCGACGGCTCGGTGATGCGGCTGGAGGATGCGTACGCCGCGTGGCGGACGGCGCCCTTCGAGGCCACCTTCCGGGACTTGCTCGGCAAGGTGGAGGTCCGCCACGAGGGCGAGTTCATCCGCCGCAACGTCTTCGACTTCACGGCGCTGCTGGTGAAGGCGCGGGACTTGCTGAGAGACCACCCGAGCTTCCGCCGTCAGGTGCAGGAGCGCATGGGCGCGCTGCTGGTGGACGAGTTCCAGGACACGAACCGCCTGCAGCTGGAGCTGGTGCTGTTGCTCTCGGAGCTGCGAGAGGGAGGCCCTCGGCCGGTGCGTCCGGACGAGGATCTGCGCGCCAGGCTCCCATTGGAGCCTGCGTTCCTGTGCGCGGTGGGAGATCGCAAGCAGTCCATCTACGAGTTCCGTGGCGCGGACGTCTCGGTGTTCACACTGCTGGCGGACAAGATCGTCTCCGAGGGAGGTGTGAGGGATTTCCTCCGGTTCAACCGCCGCTCGGTGCCAGCGCTGCTGGACTTCTTCAACCGGACGTTCGCGGGGGTACTGGTGGCGAGCGATCCGCCGCGGCCCTACGAGGTGGTGTACGTGCCGGAGGAGGACGATCTCTCCCCGGTCCGCCGCGAGCTGGCCGAGGCGCCTGCGGTGGAGCGGTTGGTGCTCGGGGAGGCGGAGTCCTCGGCGGACGCACGTAATAAGGATGCGGAGGCCGTGGCGAGGCGCCTCCGGGTGATGTTGGCACCGGGTGCGGATCCTTGCGTGACGGACGAGGATGGCCAGCGTCTGCGGCCCGCTCGAGGCGGCGAGGTGGCCATCCTCCTGAGGACCTTCACGCACCTGGAGGTGTACCGGCAGGCGCTGATCCGGCACGGCGTGCCGCACAGGGTGCTGCGGGGCCGGGGCTTCTACGGTGCGCAGGAGGTGTTGGATCTGGCCTCCTTGCTGGCGCTGCTGGCGGACTCGGAGGACACGTTGGCGCTGACGGCGGTGCTGCGTTCTCCGCTGGTGGGGCTGTCGGACGCGTCGCTGTTCCGGCTCTCGGGCCCGAACGGACTCACGCTGGCGGAGATCCAGAAGAAGGACCTGGACACGTGCGAGCTCCCGCCTCGCGAGCGCCTGAGGCTGGAGCGATTTCTGGCGGCACTGCCCTCGTTGAGGCGCGAGCGGGATCGGCTCGGAGTGCGCGCGCTGCTTCAGGTCGCGCTGGAAGTCACGGGCTACCGGGAGGCGATGGCGGGCTCACCGTACGCGGAGCAGGCCAGCGCCAACATCGACAAGCTGCTGGCGCTCGCGGCCCGTCGCGACGAGCGAGGCACGGGAGGGTGCACGGCGTTCGCGAGGGAGCTGCGGATGCTCGCGGACGCGGACCCCACCGAGGCGCAGGCGGACCTGCTGGACGCGGGAGATCCCCGTGCGGTGCAGATCCTCACGATCCACCGGGCGAAGGGGCTCGAGTGGCCGGTGGTGGTGGTGCCCGCGCTCGGGGGCAAGCGGCGCAACACGAGCGCGCGGGCGCACTTCGAGCGCACGCACGGGCTGGTGCTGCGCCCCTGGTTGCCGGACACGCTGGAGGACTTCCGCTCCCGGCGCTTCGACCGGGTGAGAGAGGAGCTCAAGTCCCGCGAGTTCGCCGAGTACCGGCGGCTCCTCTACGTAGCGCTCACGCGAGCCCGGGACATGCTGATCCTCTCGGGCTCGGCGGAGCGCGGCGCTTCGGACTCCTGGTGGCACATGATGGAGGCGCGCTTGGACGCGGACGCGGGCCTCCGGCGCCGGGTGCTGGACGTGGAGGTGGACTCACTTCCACCACCCGCCGACCCCTTGCCGCCGAGTGCAGAGGAACTCGCGGAAGCAGAGGCCCGGGTGGAGGCGGCCCTGGAGCGCGTCCGAGGCGGTGTCTCCCTGCCCGAGCCCGAAGAAGCCATCGTCTCGGCGGCGCAGCTCCAGGACTTCATGGCGTGCCCGAGGCGCTACCGCTACGTGCACCAGCTGGGAATGAGCGGGCCGCGGCCGTGGGAGCTGCCGGCGAGGACGGTGCCGCCATGGGTGGAGCTCGAGCCCTGGCTGGAGACGCGGGGCCCGGCGCAGCTGGTGCCGTTGCTGCTGCGGGACGTGGATCTTCAGATGGCGGAGGCCCCTGTCTCGGAGCGGCGCCCTCACTTGGAGAAGCTGCTGCGGTACATGGGGCGGCAGCCGGACGAGGAGGGGATGGACGAGGTGCTGGGGATGGTGGATCGCTTCCTCGGGACGGAACTGGCGCGGAAGCTGGCCGCGAGCCCGTCAGCGAGCATTCATCGGGAACTCTCCTACCTGCTGGATCTGCCTTCGGCGTCCGCGAGGGGCCGGACGGCCGTGAGCGGGACCTTGGATCTGTTGTGGGAGACGCCGGAGGGGGAGGCGTGGGTGTTGGCGTGGCGCCCATCGAAGCGTCATCCGCTGGGCGTCTCGGCCTTCGCGAACGAGCTGATGGCCCAGGGGCTCGCGGCGAAGCGCCTGGTGCGCGAGGGTGTGGCGGTGCGGGTAGGGGTGGTGTTCTTGGGGGAACCCACGCTGGCGGCGGAATTCCTGACGTTGCCGGGAGGCTGGGAGGAGCGGGCGGGGCGGCTGGCGGAGGCGGTGCGGGCCCTGGTCCGAGGGGAACTCCGCAGGGAGTGGCCGGGGCGGGAGCGGGAGACCTGCCAAGCACTGCATTGTGGCTTCGCGGAACACTGTCACGGCGCCCCAGGGGCGTGCTAA
- a CDS encoding adenylosuccinate synthase → MPNVVVVGAQWGDEGKGKVVDLLTEHAQVVVRFQGGNNAGHTLVVGGQKTVLHLIPSGILHPGKTCVIGNGVVVDPSVLVKEIDALKARGFLKEDSHLMISDNAHVIFPWHKQLDMFREKARGGSAIGTTGRGIGPAYEDKVARRGIRVRDLLQPERLRKRIEERLPAALEELKELCRLANEPVPALDSTQLTPEYAALGDRLRPHVGDASLFLAGQVARGARILFEGAQGTLLDVDHGTYPYVTSSNCVAGNAAVGSGLGPTTIDKVMGISKAYTTRVGGGPFPTELTDALGDQLRKVGDEFGATTGRPRRCGWLDGVVLRYAVRVNGLSSLALTKMDVLSGIKSLQLCNAYELDGHRITELPGDYEDLARVKPVYETLPGWDEKLAGVRTFDELPENAKRYVRRVEEISGVTVTCISVGADRGETVLLQNPFRG, encoded by the coding sequence ATGCCGAACGTCGTCGTCGTCGGAGCGCAGTGGGGAGATGAGGGCAAGGGCAAGGTCGTGGACCTGCTCACGGAGCACGCCCAGGTGGTGGTGCGTTTTCAGGGAGGCAACAACGCGGGCCATACCTTGGTGGTGGGGGGCCAGAAGACGGTCCTGCACCTGATTCCATCGGGGATCCTCCATCCCGGGAAGACGTGCGTCATCGGCAATGGGGTGGTGGTGGATCCGTCGGTGCTCGTGAAGGAGATCGACGCGCTGAAGGCGCGAGGCTTCCTGAAGGAGGACTCGCACCTGATGATCTCGGACAACGCGCACGTCATCTTCCCGTGGCACAAGCAGCTGGACATGTTCCGCGAGAAGGCGCGGGGCGGCAGCGCCATTGGCACGACGGGCCGGGGCATCGGCCCAGCGTACGAGGACAAGGTGGCGCGCCGGGGTATCCGGGTGCGCGACTTGCTCCAGCCCGAGCGCCTGCGCAAGCGCATCGAGGAGCGGTTGCCGGCGGCGCTCGAGGAACTGAAGGAGCTGTGCCGGCTGGCCAACGAGCCAGTGCCGGCGCTGGATTCCACGCAGCTCACCCCGGAGTACGCGGCGCTGGGCGACCGGCTGCGGCCGCACGTGGGGGACGCATCGCTGTTCCTGGCGGGGCAGGTGGCCCGGGGCGCGCGCATCCTCTTCGAGGGCGCGCAGGGCACGCTGCTGGACGTGGACCACGGCACGTATCCGTACGTCACGAGCTCCAACTGCGTGGCGGGCAACGCGGCAGTGGGCTCGGGGCTGGGGCCGACGACGATCGACAAGGTGATGGGCATCAGCAAGGCGTACACCACGCGCGTGGGCGGCGGTCCGTTCCCCACGGAGCTGACGGACGCGCTGGGTGACCAGCTGCGCAAGGTGGGAGACGAGTTCGGAGCCACCACGGGCCGCCCTCGGCGCTGCGGGTGGCTGGACGGGGTGGTGCTGCGCTACGCGGTGCGTGTCAACGGGCTGAGCAGCCTGGCGCTGACGAAGATGGACGTGCTCTCGGGAATCAAGTCGCTGCAGCTGTGCAACGCGTACGAGCTGGACGGCCATCGCATCACCGAGCTGCCGGGAGACTACGAGGATCTGGCGAGGGTGAAGCCCGTCTACGAGACGCTGCCGGGCTGGGACGAGAAGCTCGCGGGGGTGAGGACCTTCGACGAGCTGCCGGAGAACGCCAAGCGCTACGTGCGCCGCGTGGAGGAGATCAGCGGCGTGACCGTGACGTGCATCTCGGTGGGAGCCGATCGCGGGGAGACGGTGCTCCTGCAGAACCCCTTCCGCGGCTGA